A portion of the Chaetodon trifascialis isolate fChaTrf1 chromosome 7, fChaTrf1.hap1, whole genome shotgun sequence genome contains these proteins:
- the pycard gene encoding apoptosis-associated speck-like protein containing a CARD isoform X1, with translation MPPKTIKKALADALEDLRQQDFDNFRHQLLDRREEPRVRRNRVEGKTRYEVVDVLVSTFTESGALTVAVELLKEIDCNEDAERLVEETSGLSSKPGSSDTAGPSAGAPGANTTADGGCTDEHFVDKHRLQLTKRVSNIAPILDGLLDKKVIDQGRYDAIWAVPVSQDKMRALYSTCLKASTACKDIFYKLLEENEPYLIADLKK, from the exons ATGCCCCCCAAAACTATCAAGAAGGCTTTAGCTGACGCACTGGAAGACCTGAGACAGCAGGACTTTGACAATTTCCGCCACCAGCTCCTGGACCGCAGGGAAGAGCCGCGGGTCAGGCGCAACAGGGTGGAGGGGAAAACGCGATATGAAGTCGTTGACGTCCTGGTTTCAACCTTCACGGAGTCCGGCGCTCTTACAGTGGCTGTGGAGTTACTGAAGGAGATTGACTGCAACGAGGATGCAGAGAGACTCG TTGAAGAGACGAGTGGACTCTCCTCAAAACCAGGCTCCAGTGACA ctgcaggacCCTCAGCTGGAGCACCTGGCGCAAATACCACGGCAGATGGTGGGTGCACAG aCGAGCATTTTGTGGATAAACATCGACTTCAGCTGACCAAGAGGGTGAGCAACATCGCGCCCATTTTGGACGGACTCCTCGACAAAAAAGTCATCGATCAAGGGAGATATGATGCAATCTGGGCTGTGCCTGTCTCTCAGGATAAGATGAGGGCGCTCTACTCTACTTGCCTGAAAGCTTCAACAGCCTGCAAAGACATCTTCTACAAACTCCTGGAAGAAAATGAGCCATATCTCATCGCTGACCTCAAGAAATAG
- the pycard gene encoding apoptosis-associated speck-like protein containing a CARD isoform X2, with translation MPPKTIKKALADALEDLRQQDFDNFRHQLLDRREEPRVRRNRVEGKTRYEVVDVLVSTFTESGALTVAVELLKEIDCNEDAERLVEETSGLSSKPGSSDTAGPSAGAPGANTTADDEHFVDKHRLQLTKRVSNIAPILDGLLDKKVIDQGRYDAIWAVPVSQDKMRALYSTCLKASTACKDIFYKLLEENEPYLIADLKK, from the exons ATGCCCCCCAAAACTATCAAGAAGGCTTTAGCTGACGCACTGGAAGACCTGAGACAGCAGGACTTTGACAATTTCCGCCACCAGCTCCTGGACCGCAGGGAAGAGCCGCGGGTCAGGCGCAACAGGGTGGAGGGGAAAACGCGATATGAAGTCGTTGACGTCCTGGTTTCAACCTTCACGGAGTCCGGCGCTCTTACAGTGGCTGTGGAGTTACTGAAGGAGATTGACTGCAACGAGGATGCAGAGAGACTCG TTGAAGAGACGAGTGGACTCTCCTCAAAACCAGGCTCCAGTGACA ctgcaggacCCTCAGCTGGAGCACCTGGCGCAAATACCACGGCAGATG aCGAGCATTTTGTGGATAAACATCGACTTCAGCTGACCAAGAGGGTGAGCAACATCGCGCCCATTTTGGACGGACTCCTCGACAAAAAAGTCATCGATCAAGGGAGATATGATGCAATCTGGGCTGTGCCTGTCTCTCAGGATAAGATGAGGGCGCTCTACTCTACTTGCCTGAAAGCTTCAACAGCCTGCAAAGACATCTTCTACAAACTCCTGGAAGAAAATGAGCCATATCTCATCGCTGACCTCAAGAAATAG
- the etsrp gene encoding ETS1-related protein isoform X1 yields the protein MYWDTVIKPGDRHADSKDSKIKMEVCQTGYYTEDFRTQEVPAGFDFASYDYPGEDLSFLLDSKAPGQQQYLTESSYPEPPKASHPYDTKVSTSDTTLFNLGSYQDFSWWASYPHDGLTVEQPQSGYQEPPQTYQSLVPQNGQFSPAMEGSHSPFLTGKGASTLQSETDQSYSCHSAELYDSDGQRQSSSFWPEYPSPSFSAPLPHPPPSSGPSGHGPQSSEQYCPRVVKRKNTHLQRTDREGQMAGMSAYPGSGPIQLWQFLLELLLDSACRTFISWTGDGWEFKMSDPTEVAKRWGRCKNKPKMNYEKLSRGLRYYYHKNIIHKTAGKRYVYRFVCDIQGMLGKTAQEVLTSLNVLPTNTESWQCPGVPAATSEHSSETWTSQ from the exons atgtaCTGGGACACTGTCATCAAGCCCGgagacagacacgcagacagCAAGGACTCGAAAATAAAG ATGGAGGTTTGCCAGACTGGATATTACACAGAGGACTTCAGGACGCAGGAAGTGCCAGCTGGCTTCGACTTTGCATCTTATG ACTACCCTGGTGAAGACCTGTCTTTTCTGTTAGACAGCAAAGCACCCGGACAGCAGCAGTACCTCACAGAAAGCAGCTACCCGGAGCCCCCGAAGGCCTCTCACCCGTACGACACTAAAG tgagCACCAGTGACACAACCCTCTTCAACCTGGGCTCCTACCAGGACTTCAGCTGGTGGGCCTCATATCCGCACG ATGGGCTGACAGTAGAGCAGCCGCAGAGCGGATACCAGGAACCTCCACAGACGTACCAGAGCCTGGTGCCCCAGAACGGACAGTTCAGCCCGGCCATGGAGGGCAGCCACAGCCCCTTTCTGACCGGAAAAGGAGCAAGTACATTACAAA GTGAGACCGATCAGAGCTACTCGTGTCACTCGGCTGAACTGTACGACTCTGACGGACAGAGGCAGTCGTCGTCCTTCTGGCCTGAATACCCTTCTCCCAGCTTCAGCGCCCCCCTGCCACACCCGCCTCCCTCCTCTGGCCCCTCAGGCCACGGCCCCCAGTCCTCAGAGCAGTACTGCCCCCGTGTGGTCAAACGCaagaacacacacctgcagaggacagacagggagggcCAGATGGCGGGAATGTCAGCGTATCCAG GTTCTGGTCCCATCCAGCTGTGGCAGTTTTTACTGGAGTTGCTTCTGGACTCCGCCTGCAGAACCTTCATCTCCTGGACGGGAGACGGCTGGGAGTTTAAGATGTCCGACCCCACAGAG GTGGCCAAGCGCTGGGGCCGATGCAAGAACAAACCCAAGATGAACTACGAGAAGCTGAGCCGTGGCCTGCGTTACTACTACCACAAGAACATCATCCACAAGACGGCAGGCAAACGCTACGTCTAccgctttgtgtgtgacattcaGGGCATGCTGGGAAAGACGGCGCAGGAGGTCCTGACCAGTCTGAACGTTTTGCCCACCAACACAGAGTCCTGGCAGTGCCCCGGGGTACCAGCGGCAACGTCAGAGCACAGCAGTGAAACATGGACGTCACAGTAG
- the etsrp gene encoding ETS1-related protein isoform X2 encodes MYWDTVIKPGDRHADSKDSKIKMEVCQTGYYTEDFRTQEVPAGFDFASYDSKAPGQQQYLTESSYPEPPKASHPYDTKVSTSDTTLFNLGSYQDFSWWASYPHDGLTVEQPQSGYQEPPQTYQSLVPQNGQFSPAMEGSHSPFLTGKGASTLQSETDQSYSCHSAELYDSDGQRQSSSFWPEYPSPSFSAPLPHPPPSSGPSGHGPQSSEQYCPRVVKRKNTHLQRTDREGQMAGMSAYPGSGPIQLWQFLLELLLDSACRTFISWTGDGWEFKMSDPTEVAKRWGRCKNKPKMNYEKLSRGLRYYYHKNIIHKTAGKRYVYRFVCDIQGMLGKTAQEVLTSLNVLPTNTESWQCPGVPAATSEHSSETWTSQ; translated from the exons atgtaCTGGGACACTGTCATCAAGCCCGgagacagacacgcagacagCAAGGACTCGAAAATAAAG ATGGAGGTTTGCCAGACTGGATATTACACAGAGGACTTCAGGACGCAGGAAGTGCCAGCTGGCTTCGACTTTGCATCTTATG ACAGCAAAGCACCCGGACAGCAGCAGTACCTCACAGAAAGCAGCTACCCGGAGCCCCCGAAGGCCTCTCACCCGTACGACACTAAAG tgagCACCAGTGACACAACCCTCTTCAACCTGGGCTCCTACCAGGACTTCAGCTGGTGGGCCTCATATCCGCACG ATGGGCTGACAGTAGAGCAGCCGCAGAGCGGATACCAGGAACCTCCACAGACGTACCAGAGCCTGGTGCCCCAGAACGGACAGTTCAGCCCGGCCATGGAGGGCAGCCACAGCCCCTTTCTGACCGGAAAAGGAGCAAGTACATTACAAA GTGAGACCGATCAGAGCTACTCGTGTCACTCGGCTGAACTGTACGACTCTGACGGACAGAGGCAGTCGTCGTCCTTCTGGCCTGAATACCCTTCTCCCAGCTTCAGCGCCCCCCTGCCACACCCGCCTCCCTCCTCTGGCCCCTCAGGCCACGGCCCCCAGTCCTCAGAGCAGTACTGCCCCCGTGTGGTCAAACGCaagaacacacacctgcagaggacagacagggagggcCAGATGGCGGGAATGTCAGCGTATCCAG GTTCTGGTCCCATCCAGCTGTGGCAGTTTTTACTGGAGTTGCTTCTGGACTCCGCCTGCAGAACCTTCATCTCCTGGACGGGAGACGGCTGGGAGTTTAAGATGTCCGACCCCACAGAG GTGGCCAAGCGCTGGGGCCGATGCAAGAACAAACCCAAGATGAACTACGAGAAGCTGAGCCGTGGCCTGCGTTACTACTACCACAAGAACATCATCCACAAGACGGCAGGCAAACGCTACGTCTAccgctttgtgtgtgacattcaGGGCATGCTGGGAAAGACGGCGCAGGAGGTCCTGACCAGTCTGAACGTTTTGCCCACCAACACAGAGTCCTGGCAGTGCCCCGGGGTACCAGCGGCAACGTCAGAGCACAGCAGTGAAACATGGACGTCACAGTAG